A DNA window from Molothrus ater isolate BHLD 08-10-18 breed brown headed cowbird chromosome 2, BPBGC_Mater_1.1, whole genome shotgun sequence contains the following coding sequences:
- the GPR156 gene encoding probable G-protein coupled receptor 156, which yields MEPGFNCSELCDGSSSFGSQEQQQRALQELCTVTVTSFDRSMKSSPSFSAGLLGVVWTFLTGGVLLALFFFIFTIRFRKNRIVKMSSPNLNIVTLLGSGLTYTSAYLFGIQEQSLPSGDSMEKLIQVRLCLLCVGTSLVFGPVLGKSWRLYKVFTQRVPDKRVIIKDLQLLAMVAALVLADTVLLLTWVFSDPVQCFRSLSVSLRATEKGMTCSVSRVQSCASLYSDLWLVLILGFKSILLLYGTYLAGLTDNVSSSPVNQSLTLIVGVNLVFLAAGTICLVHRFFRTWHNLLFGFTSGGIFVCTTTINCFIFVPQLKQWKAFEEESQTMSHMAKYFTSPSRSCRSVYSEEQLYQLIGEKNSMKRLLTEKNAVIESLQEQVSSAKEKLMRLMSAESGCDPRVLPAAPCTWSSGQPGDASGDCCPQDLGRDGWQPPCLLGSSPPGSNAQALQKDATQEPVCPQVLLFNGGDSIERGLKDLQECGTPAVQEQPSEQLLGQDNSAGVAWESSPKISYVNSEKLWEILQELSLDGKSHSPALSAGPPLGNWGTSDEQGETQVGQECYPGIHTSLSPYLARHQRRIPLPPASTRFPGHVSPRASCRVKEVGSWGRGESAQNSLGKGGDMAGRGLLHGPAPSPAAIPREASLQPEGRLGWPRESQGASPCIPQERRRRRQGTPRGPAEPSLRSLYYYPDSDSSSSSSSEEMFHGCHRPCCEVCFQSPRGSLDSSSTDTDTEPSDCEDRQTEHHGGPQPVVNFKEDLKPTFV from the exons ACATCGTTTGACCGCAGTATGAAGAGCTCCCCATCCTTCTCTGCTGGTCTCCTGGGAGTTGTGTGGACATTCCTGACTGGAGGAGTCCTGCTAGCActcttctttttcatcttcacTATTCGCTTCAGGAAAAACAG GATTGTGAAGATGTCCAGCCCCAATCTCAACATTGTGACCCTGCTGGGCAGTGGCTTGACTTACACAAGTGCTTACCTCTTTGGGAttcaggagcagagcctgccatCTGGAGACTCAATGGAAAAGCTAATTCAG gtgaggctgtgcctgctgtgcgTGGGGACCTCGCTGGTGTTCGGGCCTGTCCTGGGGAAGAGCTGGCGGCTCTACAAGGTGTTCACCCAGCGGGTGCCCGACAAGAGGGTG ATTATCAAAGACCTGCAGTTGCTGGCCATGGTGGCAGCGCTGGTGCTGGCAGACACTGTCTTGCTCTTGACCTGGGTGTTCTCTGACCCAGTCCAGTGCTTCCGAAGCCTCAGCGTCTCACTGCGG GCCACAGAGAAAGGCATGACGTGCTCCGTGAGCCGGGTGCAGTCCTGTGCATCGCTCTATTCTGATCTTTGGCTCGTTCTCATTTTAGGCTTTAAG agtATCCTCCTGCTGTACGGGACCTACTTGGCCGGTCTGACCGACAATGTCAGCTCCTCTCCAGTGAACCAGTCCCTGACACTCATCGTCGGGGTCAACCTGGTTTTCCTGGCTGCTGGTACCATCTGCTTAGTTCACCGTTTCTTCCGTACTTGGCACAATCTGCTGTTTGGTTTTACCTCTGGAGGCATCTTTGTGTGTACAACCACCATCAACTGCTTCATCTTTGTCCCACAG CTCAAGCAGTGGAAAGCCTTTGAAGAGGAAAGCCAAACCATGAGCCACATGGCAAAATATTTCACCAGCCCGAGCAGGAGCTGCCGCTCAGTGTACAGCGAGGAGCAGCTCTACCAGCTCATAGGGGAGAAAAACTCTATGAAGCGGCTGCTCACCGAG AAAAACGCCGTGATCGAAAGCCTGCAGGAGCAAGTGAGCAGCGCCAAGGAGAAGCTGATGAGGCTGATGTCTGCGGAGAGCGGCTGCGACCCCcgtgtgctgccagcagctccctgcacctggagctcagggcagcctggggatgCATCAGGGGACTGCTGCCCCCAGGATCTAGGGAGGGATGGGTGGCAGCCCCCCTGCTTGCTGGGTTCATCACCTCCTGGCAGCAATGCTCAGGCTCTCCAGAAAGATGCAACCCAGGAGCCTGTTTGCCCTCAGGTGCTGCTTTTTAATGGAGGGGACAGCATTGAACGTGGCCTGAAAGATCTCCAGGAGTGTGGGACacctgcagtgcaggagcagccttcagagcagctgctaGGCCAGGACAACTCAGCTGGTGTAGCCTGGGAGTCATCCCCCAAAATCAGCTATGTAAACAGCGAGAAGCTGTGGGAAATCTTGCAAGAGTTAAGCCTGGATGGCAaaagccacagcccagccttATCTGCAGGACCCCCACTTGGCAACTGGGGCACCTCAGACGAGCAGGGAGAAACACAGGTGGGCCAGGAGTGCTACCCAGGCATCCACACATCCCTCAGCCCCTACCTGGCAAGGCATCAACGGAGGATCCCATTGCCCCCTGCCTCCACACGCTTCCCTGGACACGTATCCCCTCgtgccagctgcagggtgaAGGAGGTGGGCAGCTGGGGCCGTGGGGAGTCAGCACAAAACTccctgggaaagggaggggacATGGCTGGCAGAGGGCTCCTTCATGGCCCAGCACCATCCCCTGCAGCCATCCCGAGGGAGGCCAGCCTCCAGCCAGAGGGGCGGCTGGGATGGCCCAGGGAGTCCCAGGGCGCCTCACCGTGCATCCCGcaggagcggcggcggcggcggcagggcACGCCGAGGGGCCCCGCGGAGCCCTCCCTGCGCTCGCTGTACTATTACCCAGACTCtgactccagcagcagcagcagctctgaggagatgTTTCATGGCTGCCACCGACCCTGCTGCGAGGTTTGCTTCCAGAGCCCTCGTGGCtccctggacagcagcagcacggaCACGGACACAGAGCCCAGTGACTGTGAGGATCGCCAGACAGAGCACCACGGCGGGCCCCAGCCTGTGGTGAATTTCAAAGAGGATCTGAAACCCACTTTTGTGTGA